A genomic window from Helicobacter pylori includes:
- a CDS encoding YdcH family protein, whose amino-acid sequence MFHEFRDEISVLKANNPHFDKIFEKHNQLDDDIKTAEQQNASDAEISHMKKQKLKLKDEIHSMIIEYREKQKFEHA is encoded by the coding sequence ATGTTCCATGAATTTAGAGACGAAATCAGCGTGTTAAAAGCGAATAATCCGCATTTTGATAAGATTTTTGAGAAACACAACCAGCTTGATGATGACATTAAAACCGCCGAGCAACAAAACGCTAGCGATGCAGAAATCAGCCACATGAAAAAACAAAAATTGAAACTAAAAGATGAAATCCACAGCATGATCATAGAGTATAGAGAAAAGCAAAAATTTGAGCATGCTTAA
- the rpsR gene encoding 30S ribosomal protein S18 — protein MERKRYSKRYCKYTEAKISFIDYKDLDMLKHTLSERYKIMPRRLTGNSKKWQERVEVAIKRARHMALIPYIVDRKKVVDSPFKQH, from the coding sequence ATGGAAAGAAAACGCTATTCAAAACGCTATTGCAAATACACTGAAGCTAAAATCAGCTTTATTGACTATAAAGATTTGGACATGCTCAAGCACACACTATCAGAGCGCTATAAAATCATGCCCAGGAGATTGACGGGTAATAGCAAAAAGTGGCAAGAAAGGGTGGAAGTAGCGATTAAAAGAGCCCGCCACATGGCCTTAATCCCCTACATTGTGGACAGGAAAAAAGTCGTGGATAGCCCTTTTAAACAGCATTAA
- a CDS encoding single-stranded DNA-binding protein: protein MFNKVIMVGRLTRNVELKYLPSGSAAATIGLATSRRFKKQDGTLGEEVCFIDVRLFGRTAEIANQYLSKGSSVLIEGRLTYESWMDQTGKKNSRHTITADSLQFMDKKSDNPQANAMQDSMMHENSNNAYPTNYNAPSQDPFNQAPSYPQNAYAKENLQAQPSKYQNSVPEINIDEEEIPF from the coding sequence ATGTTTAATAAAGTGATTATGGTAGGGCGTTTGACTAGGAATGTGGAGTTGAAATATTTGCCTAGCGGTTCGGCTGCAGCTACAATAGGTTTAGCGACAAGCAGGCGTTTTAAAAAACAAGATGGCACGCTGGGCGAAGAAGTGTGCTTTATAGACGTGCGTCTGTTTGGGCGAACGGCTGAAATCGCTAACCAGTATTTGAGCAAGGGGTCAAGCGTTTTGATAGAAGGGCGTTTGACTTATGAGAGTTGGATGGATCAAACGGGCAAAAAAAATTCCCGCCACACTATCACAGCGGACTCGTTGCAATTTATGGATAAAAAGTCAGACAATCCCCAAGCGAACGCCATGCAAGATAGCATGATGCATGAGAATTCCAACAACGCTTATCCTACCAATTATAACGCTCCTAGCCAGGATCCTTTTAACCAAGCCCCTAGTTATCCACAAAACGCTTACGCTAAAGAGAATTTGCAGGCACAGCCGTCTAAATACCAAAACAGCGTGCCTGAAATCAACATTGATGAAGAAGAAATCCCCTTTTAA
- the rpsF gene encoding 30S ribosomal protein S6 yields MRHYETMFILKPTLVEEEIKSKIEFYKEVITKHHGVIETSLDMGMRNLAYEIKKHKRGYYYVMYFKAEPSMILELERLYRINEDVLRFIVIKYESKKEVEAWHALVDRANKKPSHAKEKHEKTEHTHSHHTEEAGSKESHSE; encoded by the coding sequence ATGAGGCATTATGAAACGATGTTTATTCTCAAACCTACTTTAGTAGAAGAAGAGATTAAATCAAAGATTGAGTTTTATAAAGAAGTGATCACTAAGCATCACGGCGTGATTGAAACGAGCCTGGATATGGGCATGCGTAATCTAGCTTATGAAATCAAAAAGCATAAAAGAGGCTATTATTATGTGATGTATTTCAAGGCAGAGCCGTCAATGATTTTGGAGCTTGAAAGATTGTATCGCATTAATGAAGATGTGTTGCGTTTCATTGTGATCAAATACGAAAGCAAGAAAGAAGTAGAGGCGTGGCATGCGTTAGTGGATAGGGCGAATAAAAAGCCATCACACGCTAAAGAAAAACACGAAAAAACCGAACACACGCACTCTCATCACACAGAGGAAGCAGGAAGTAAAGAATCTCATAGCGAGTGA
- the holA gene encoding DNA polymerase III subunit delta — MYRKDLDQYLKQRLPKAVFLYGEFDFFIHYYAQAIGSLIKLNNPNIETSLFYASDYEKNQIATLLEQNSLFGESSLVVLKLDFALHKKFKENDINLFLKALERPSHNRLIIGLYNAKSDTTKYKYSSEAIVKFFQKSPLRDEAVCARFFTPKTWESLKFLQERANFLHLDISSHLLNALFEINNEDLGVAFNDLDKLAILNAPITLEDIQELSSNAGDMDLQKLILGLFLKKSVLDIYDYLLKEGKRDADILRGLERYFYQLFLFFARIKTTGSMDAKEVLGYAPPKEIAENYAKNALRLKEAGYKRVFEIFRLWHIQSMQGQKELGFLYLTQIQKIINP, encoded by the coding sequence TATGGGGAGTTTGATTTTTTCATCCATTATTACGCTCAAGCGATTGGCTCACTCATTAAACTCAATAACCCTAACATAGAAACTTCGCTTTTTTATGCGAGCGATTATGAAAAAAACCAGATTGCGACCCTTTTAGAGCAAAATTCTTTATTTGGCGAGAGCAGTTTGGTTGTTTTAAAACTAGACTTTGCATTGCATAAGAAATTTAAAGAAAATGATATTAATCTTTTTTTAAAAGCCCTAGAGCGGCCTAGCCATAACAGGCTTATCATAGGGCTTTATAACGCTAAAAGCGACACCACCAAATACAAATACAGCAGTGAAGCTATCGTTAAATTTTTCCAAAAAAGCCCCTTGAGAGATGAAGCGGTTTGCGCGCGCTTTTTTACCCCTAAAACTTGGGAGAGTTTGAAATTCTTGCAAGAAAGGGCTAATTTTTTACATTTAGACATCAGCAGCCATCTTTTAAACGCTCTTTTTGAAATCAATAACGAAGATTTAGGCGTTGCGTTTAACGATTTAGACAAACTAGCGATTTTAAATGCGCCCATCACTTTAGAAGACATTCAAGAACTAAGCTCCAATGCGGGGGATATGGATTTGCAAAAGCTCATTTTAGGGCTTTTTCTTAAAAAAAGCGTTCTTGATATTTATGATTATTTATTAAAAGAGGGCAAGAGGGATGCGGATATTTTAAGGGGTTTGGAAAGGTATTTTTACCAGCTTTTTTTATTTTTCGCTCGCATTAAAACGACCGGTTCAATGGACGCTAAAGAGGTTTTAGGCTACGCTCCCCCTAAAGAAATTGCTGAAAATTACGCTAAAAACGCCCTGCGTTTGAAAGAGGCCGGCTATAAAAGGGTTTTTGAAATTTTTAGATTGTGGCACATTCAAAGCATGCAAGGGCAAAAGGAACTAGGCTTTTTGTATTTGACCCAAATTCAAAAGATTATTAATCCTTGA